A single region of the Thermococcus paralvinellae genome encodes:
- a CDS encoding ribonuclease P protein component 2 encodes MKERPKTLPPTLRDKHRYIAFQVIGERNFKKDEIKKAIWDASLRVLGELGTARAKPWFIKFNEKTQTGIVRCDRKYVEEVRFALAMLTEISGSKAIIRTLGVSGTIKRLRMKFLKEFGW; translated from the coding sequence ATGAAAGAGAGACCAAAAACTTTACCTCCAACGCTTCGCGACAAACACCGCTACATCGCTTTTCAAGTAATTGGGGAAAGGAATTTCAAAAAAGATGAAATTAAAAAAGCAATTTGGGACGCTTCTCTTAGAGTTCTTGGAGAATTAGGAACTGCAAGGGCAAAGCCTTGGTTCATTAAGTTCAACGAAAAAACTCAAACCGGAATTGTTAGATGTGATAGAAAGTATGTGGAAGAAGTTCGTTTTGCTTTAGCTATGTTAACTGAAATTAGCGGTTCAAAGGCCATAATAAGGACTCTTGGAGTTTCCGGGACAATAAAGCGTTTAAGGATGAAGTTTTTGAAGGAGTTTGGGTGGTAA